One Nicotiana sylvestris chromosome 12, ASM39365v2, whole genome shotgun sequence genomic window carries:
- the LOC104229320 gene encoding amino acid transporter AVT3B-like, with product MAIGCNGKAAIGESSKEYLLPKEETPILENSKSCLPKTFANFFIAIVGAGVLGLPYTFMKTGWITGLVTLFSVAALTYHGMMLLIHTRKRLDLSLIGDSKISSFGDLGFVVCGPIGRFAVDVMIVLAQVGFCIGYLIFIGNTLSHLLSLSKGFGIGIPLFSSTKSLYIWGCFPFQLGLTSIPSLTLLAPLSIFADVAQIGAMGVVMVEDVMTFTNQWPSDIHAFGTVSTFFYGLGVALYSFEGVGMAIPLEAEMKDKSKYGKILALSMFLIALIYGTFGVMGYFAFGSSTKDIVTSNMGKGVLSTLVKVGLCINLFFTFPLMLNPAFEVFERRFCDGNYCVWMRWILVLGVTLVALLVPNFADFMSLVGSSTCCTLGFILPALFHYQVFKEDMDRKGAFFDLGLIALGVFFGVSGTWYSLVEMFADAKNV from the coding sequence ATGGCCATTGGCTGCAATGGAAAAGCTGCCATTGGTGAATCATCAAAAGAGTATCTTttacctaaagaagaaaccccaATTCTTGAAAATTCAAAATCTTGTCTTCCTAAAACATTTGCCAATTTCTTTATTGCTATTGTTGGTGCTGGTGTTCTtggcttaccttatacttttatGAAAACTGGTTGGATTACTGGTCTTGTTACCCTATTTTCtgttgctgctttaacttatcaTGGTATGATGCTTTTAATTCATACAAGAAAAAGACTTGATCTTTCTTTAATTGGTGATTCCAAGATTTCATCTTTTGGAGATCTTGGTTTTGTTGTTTGTGGTCCAATAGGTAGATTTGCTGTTGATGTTATGATTGTTTTAGCTCAAGTTGGATTCTGCATTGGCTATCTTATTTTCATTGGCAATACTTTATCTCATCTTTTGAGTTTATCAAAAGGTTTTGGAATTGGAATTCCTTTGTTTTCATCTACTAAAAGTTTGTATATATGGGGTTGTTTTCCATTTCAATTGGGCTTAACTTCAATTCCCTCATTGACACTTTTAGCCCCTTTGAGTATATTTGCGGATGTAGCACAAATTGGTGCAATGGGTGTCGTTATGGTTGAAGATGTGATGACTTTTACGAATCAATGGCCGTCTGATATACATGCTTTCGGGACAGTTTCTACTTTCTTTTATGGATTAGGCGTCGCGCTATATTCATTTGAAGGTGTTGGAATGGCTATACCATTGGAAGCAGAAATGAAAGACAAATCTAAGTATGGTAAAATATTGGCTTTGTCAATGTTCTTGATTGCTTTAATATATGGAACATTTGGAGTAATGGGGTATTTTGCATTTGGTTCAAGTACAAAGGATATTGTCACATCTAATATGGGAAAAGGTGTATTGAGCACATTGGTAAAAGTTGGTCTTTGTATTAATTTGTTCTTCACATTTCCATTGATGTTAAATCCAGCCTTTGAGGTATTTGAGAGGAGATTTTGTGATGGAAATTATTGTGTTTGGATGAGATGGATACTTGTTTTGGGAGTGACATTAGTGGCATTATTGGTACCTAATTTTGCTGATTTTATGTCATTGGTTGGTAGTAGTACTTGTTGTACACTAGGATTTATTTTGCCAGCATTATTCCATTATCAAGTATTTAAAGAAGATATGGATCGAAAAGGAGCATTTTTTGATTTGGGATTAATAGCCTTAGGGGTGTTTTTTGGAGTTTCTGGTACTTGGTATTCCCTAGTTGAAATGTTTGCTGATGCCAAAAATGTTTAA
- the LOC104229324 gene encoding agamous-like MADS-box protein AGL62 encodes MAKNPSMGRKKIKIAKIEMKNHLQVTFSKRRSGLFKKASELCTLCGVEIAIIVFSPARKVYSFVHPNIESIIDKFLSRNPHPIISNRLHFVEGQRYVNVLDLNLKLTQILVELEVEKKNGETLNQMRKTRQKQYWWEAPMCELALHELEQLKDSMEDLNKNVTTHQNSIYSSLIANGVGIFDNYDIKPVMDASNYTNNHILDYDHGFF; translated from the coding sequence ATGGCAAAAAACCCTAGCATGGGTAGGAAAAAGATCAAAATTGCAAAAATAGAGATGAAGAATCACCTCCAAGTTACCTTCTCCAAACGTCGTTCAGGACTTTTCAAGAAAGCTAGTGAATTATGTACACTATGTGGAGTTGAAATCGCCATTATAGTTTTCTCCCCTGCAAGAAAAGTTTACTCTTTTGTCCATCCTAATATTGAGTCTATTATCGATAAGTTCCTTTCAAGAAATCCTCATCCAATAATCTCCAATCGACTTCATTTCGTCGAGGGTCAACGATATGTCAATGTCCTTGACCTTAACTTGAAACTCACTCAAATACTTGTTGAGCTTGAAGTTGAGAAGAAAAATGGAGAAACACTTAATCAAATGAGGAAAACTAGGCAAAAACAATATTGGTGGGAAGCCCCTATGTGTGAACTTGCTTTACATGAGCTTGAGCAATTAAAGGATtcaatggaagatttgaacaagaATGTAACCACTCATCAAAATAGTATTTATTCCTCTTTGATTGCAAATGGTGTTGGGATTTTTGATAACTATGACATCAAGCCAGTTATGGATGCTTCAAATTACACTAATAACCATATCTTGGATTATGATCATGGATTCTTTTAA